The following coding sequences lie in one Spinacia oleracea cultivar Varoflay chromosome 1, BTI_SOV_V1, whole genome shotgun sequence genomic window:
- the LOC110805003 gene encoding 26S proteasome non-ATPase regulatory subunit 12 homolog A encodes MDNGGNLEAQIDALLNVEKQMRLAGDVAGTRKAACDILDLCFQSKAWKTLNDQIVVLSKRRGQLKQAVTAMVQQAMGYIDQTPDLDIRVELIKTLNSVSAGKIYVELERARLIKILAKIKEQQGLIDEAAELMQEIAVETFGAMAKTEKIAFILEQVRLCLDRKDYIRAQILSRKISPRVFDIDPSKEKKKPKEGDNIVEEAPADIPSLPELKRIYYELMIRYYKHHSDYLEICRCYKSIYEISSVKEDPEQWTPILRKICWYLALAPHDPMQSSLLNSTLEDKNLFEIPKFKSLLKQLVTMEVILWTVLWNEFEGEFDNEKNLLGGPLGEKAGEDLKQRVIEHNILVISKYYSRITLKRLSDLLCLSLQEAEKHLSDMVVSKALIAKIDRPMGIVCFQVVKDSNDILNSWSMNLEKLLDLVEKSCHQIHKETMVHKASLKV; translated from the exons ATG GACAATGGGGGCAATCTGGAAGCACAAATAGATGCATTATTGAATGTTGAAAAGCAAATGAGACTTGCTGGAGATGTTGCTGGAACTAGAAAGGCTGCGTGTGACATTCTTGATTTATGCTTTCAATCTAAAGCCTGGAAGACCTTGAATGACCAGATAGTCGTTCTTTCAAAGCGCCGTGGTCAACTCAAGCAG GCTGTGACAGCGATGGTACAACAGGCAATGGGCTACATTGATCAAACACCTGATCTTGATATTCGTGTAGAGCTCATTAAAACGTTAAATAGTGTATCTGCTGGGAAG ATATATGTTGAACTAGAAAGGGCACGGCTGATCAAGATACTTGCTAAGATTAAGGAACAGCAAGGGCTTATCGATGAAGCTGCTGAGTTGATGCAAGAGATAGCG GTTGAAACCTTTGGTGCAATGGCAAAAACTGAAAAGATAGCATTTATTCTTGAGCAA GTTCGTCTTTGTTTAGATCGTAAAGACTATATCCGGGCACAAATCCTTTCCAGAAAAATCAGTCCCAGGGTTTTTGATATTGATCCttcaaaagaaaagaagaaaccTAAGGAAGGTGATAATATTGTAGAAGAGGCCCCCGCTGATATTCCGTCGTTGCCAGAGTTGAAGCGTATCTATTACGAGCTGATGATTCG ATACTACAAGCATCACAGTGACTACCTTGAAATATGTCGATGCTATAAATCTATCTATGAGATCTCATCTGTCAAGGAAGACCCTGAGCAGTGGACACCG ATTTTGAGGAAAATTTGCTGGTATTTGGCGCTTGCCCCACATGACCCAATGCAGTCTAGCCTTTTGAACTCTACTCTTGAGGATAAGAACCTTTTTGAAATTCCCAAGTTCAA GTCTCTGTTGAAACAGTTGGTGACAATGGAGGTTATCCTCTGGACAGTTCTTTGGAACGAATTTGAGGGTGAATTTGACAATGAGAAGAATTTGCTTGGAGGCCCTTTAGGCGAGAAAGCTGGTGAAGATCTTAAACAAAGGGTCATTGAACAT AACATTCTTGTTATTTCAAAGTACTACTCAAGGATCACCTTGAAGAGACTGTCAGACTTATTATGCCTTAGTCTTCAG GAAGCGGAGAAGCATTTATCTGATATGGTTGTTTCCAAGGCTCTAATAGCAAAGATAGACAGGCCAATGGGGATTGTATGTTTCCAAGTAGTCAAGGACAGCAACGACATTCTGAATTCATGGTCAATGAACTTGGAAAAACTGCTTGATCTTGTTGAGAAGAGTTGCCATCAAATACACAAGGAGACTATGGTTCACAAAGCTTCCCTTAAAGTCTGA